In Dromiciops gliroides isolate mDroGli1 chromosome 4, mDroGli1.pri, whole genome shotgun sequence, one DNA window encodes the following:
- the EPHB3 gene encoding ephrin type-B receptor 3 isoform X1: MDTKWVTSELAWTPHPETGWEEVSGYDAAMNPIRTYQVCNVRESSQNNWLRTGFIRRREVQRVYVEIKFTVRDCNSIPNIPGSCKETFNLFYYEADSDVASASSPFWMENPYIKVDTIAPDESFSRLDAGRVNTKVRSFGPLSKAGFYLAFQDQGACMSLISVRVFYKKCARTIASFALFPETLTGAEPTSLVIAPGTCIPNAVEVSVPLKLYCNGDGEWMVPVGACTCAAGYEPSAKETQCQACPPGSFKAKQGEGPCLPCPPNSRTTSAAATICICHNNFYRADSDPPDSACTTVPSPPHSVISNVNETSLVLEWSEPRDLGGRDDLLYNVICKKCQGGPGTSGPATCSRCDDNVEFVPRQLGLTERRVHVSRLLAHTRYSFEVQAVNGVSGKSPLPPRYAAVNITTNQAAPSEVPTMRLHSSSGSSLTLSWSPPERPNGIILDYEMKYYEKNDRIPSTVTSQKNSVQLDGLRPDACYVVQVRARTVAGYGQYSHPAEFETTGERGSGAQQLQEQLPLIVGSATAGLVFLVVVVVIAIVCLRKQRHGSDSEYTEKLQQYRTLSLPDPSLLPPVAPGMKVYIDPFTYEDPNEAVREFAKEIDVSCVKIEEVIGAGEFGEVCRGRLKQPGRRELFVAIKTLKAGYTERQRRDFLSEASIMGQFDHPNIIRLEGVVTKSRPVMILTEFMENCALDSFLRLNDGQFTVIQLVGMLRGIAAGMKYLSEMNYVHRDLAARNILVNSNLVCKVSDFGLSRFLEDDPADPTYTSSLGGKIPIRWTAPEAIAYRKFTSASDVWSYGIVMWEVMSYGERPYWDMSNQDVINAVEQDYRLPPPMDCPNALHQLMLDCWVRDRNLRPKFAQIVNTLDKLIRNAASLKVIASVQSGVSQPLLDRTVPDYTTFTTVGDWLDAIKMGRYKESFVSAGFASFDLVAQMTAEDLLRIGVTLAGHQKKILSSIQDMRLQMNQTLPVQV; this comes from the exons ATGGACACAAAGTGGGTGACATCTGAGCTGGCGTGGACGCCCCATCCAGAAACTGGG TGGGAAGAGGTCAGTGGCTACGATGCAGCCATGAACCCCATCCGGACGTACCAGGTGTGCAATGTGAGGGAGAGCAGCCAGAACAACTGGCTGCGGACCGGCTTCATCCGCAGGCGAGAGGTACAGCGGGTGTACGTGGAAATCAAGTTTACCGTTCGGGACTGCAACAGCATCCCCAACATCCCTGGCTCCTGCAAGGAGACTTTCAACCTCTTTTATTATGAGGCAGACAGTGACGTGGCCTCAGCCTCCAGCCCCTTCTGGATGGAGAATCCCTACATCAAGGTGGACACGATTGCACCAGATGAGAGCTTCTCCCGCCTGGATGCCGGCCGGGTCAACACTAAAGTGCGCAGCTTTGGGCCCCTTTCTAAGGCTGGCTTCTACCTGGCCTTCCAGGACCAGGGGGCCTGCATGTCCCTCATATCTGTCCGGGTCTTCTATAAGAAATGTGCCCGGACCATCGCCAGCTTCGCCCTCTTCCCGGAGACCCTCACGGGGGCTGAGCCCACCTCCCTGGTCATCGCTCCTGGCACCTGCATCCCCAATGCTGTTGAGGTCTCGGTGCCCCTCAAACTGTACTGCAATGGGGATGGCGAGTGGATGGTGCCTGTGGGAGCCTGTACCTGTGCCGCCGGCTACGAACCCTCTGCCAAGGAGACTCAGTGTCAGG CCTGTCCCCCTGGGAGTTTCAAGGCAAAACAGGGCGAGGGACCCTGCCTCCCTTGCCCCCCCAATAGCCGTACCACGTCGGCCGCCGCCACCATCTGTATTTGCCATAACAACTTTTATCGTGCTGACTCCGACCCTCCTGACAGTGCCTGCACCA cggtgccttccccaccccacagTGTGATTTCCAACGTGAATGAGACCTCGCTGGTGCTTGAGTGGAGTGAACCCCGGGACTTGGGGGGCCGTGATGACCTCCTCTATAATGTCATCTGCAAGAAGTGCCAGGGGGGCCCTGGGACGTCAGGCCCGGCTACCTGTTCCCGCTGTGATGACAACGTGGAGTTTGTGCCCCGGCAGCTGGGGCTGACTGAGCGGCGGGTACACGTGAGCCGTCTGTTGGCCCACACACGCTACAGCTTTGAGGTGCAGGCCGTGAATGGGGTCTCTGGCAAGAGCCCCCTGCCCCCACGCTATGCTGCTGTGAACATCACCACCAACCAAGCTG CTCCGTCAGAGGTGCCCACTATGCGTCTACACAGCAGCTCTGGAAGCAGCTTGACCCTGTCCTGGTCCCCCCCTGAGAGGCCCAATGGCATTATCTTGGACTATGAGATGAAGTACTATGAAAAG AATGATCGCATCCCTTCCACGGTGACCAGTCAGAAGAACTCAGTGCAGTTGGATGGACTTCGGCCGGACGCCTGTTATGTGGTCCAGGTCCGAGCTCGGACTGTGGCTGGCTACGGCCAATACAGCCACCCTGCTGAGTTTGAGACCACTGGGGAGAGAG GTTCAGGGGCGCAACAACTCCAAGAGCAGCTTCCCCTCATCGTGGGTTCAGCTACCGCCGGCCTGGTCTTCCTCGTAGTGGTTGTGGTCATTGCCATCGTCTGCCTCAG GAAGCAACGCCATGGCTCTGACTCGGAATACACTGAGAAGCTGCAGCAATACA gaACCCTGTCCCTCCCTGATCCCTCTCTTCTGCCCCCAGTTGCCCCTGGCATGAAGGTTTACATCGACCCTTTCACTTATGAAGACCCCAATGAGGCTGTGAGGGAGTTTGCCAAAGAGATCGATGTCTCTTGTGTCAAGATTGAGGAGGTGATCGGAGCTG GGGAGTTTGGCGAGGTGTGTCGGGGCCGGCTGAAGCAGCCCGGACGCCGGGAGCTCTTTGTGGCTATAAAGACTCTGAAGGCCGGCTACACGGAAAGGCAGCGGCGAGACTTCCTGAGCGAGGCCTCCATCATGGGCCAGTTTGACCATCCCAACATCATCCGCCTGGAAGGCGTGGTCACCAAGAGTCGGCCCGTCATGATCCTCACGGAGTTCATGGAGAACTGTGCCCTCGACTCCTTCCTCCGA TTGAACGACGGGCAGTTCACTGTGATCCAGCTGGTGGGCATGTTACGGGGCATTGCGGCGGGCATGAAGTACCTGTCGGAGATGAACTATGTGCACCGGGACCTAGCTGCCCGGAACATCCTGGTGAACAGCAACCTGGTGTGCAAAGTCTCTGACTTTGGCCTCTCCCGCTTTCTAGAAGATGACCCTGCTGATCCCACCTACACTAGCTCACTG ggTGGGAAGATCCCCATCCGATGGACGGCCCCAGAAGCCATCGCTTACCGGAAATTCACGTCGGCCAGTGATGTCTGGAGCTACGGAATCGTCATGTGGGAGGTGATGAGCTATGGAGAACGGCCCTACTGGGACATGAGCAATCAAGAT GTGATCAATGCCGTGGAGCAGGATTATCGCCTGCCACCCCCCATGGACTGCCCCAAcgctctgcatcagctcatgctgGACTGCTGGGTACGGGACCGCAATCTACGGCCCAAGTTTGCCCAGATTGTCAACACCTTGGACAAGCTCATTCGGAATGCTGCCAGCCTGAAGGTCATTGCCAGCGTCCAGTCTGG GGTGTCCCAGCCACTGTTAGACCGAACTGTCCCCGACTACACCACCTTCACCACGGTGGGGGACTGGTTGGACGCCATCAAGATGGGGCGGTACAAAGAAAGCTTTGTCAGCGCGGGCTTTGCCTCCTTTGACCTCGTTGCCCAGATGACGGCAGA GGACCTGCTTCGGATCGGAGTGACTTTGGCCGGCCACCAGAAGAAGATCCTAAGTAGTATCCAGGATATGCGGTTGCAGATGAACCAAACACTGCCGGTGCAGGTCTGA
- the EPHB3 gene encoding ephrin type-B receptor 3 isoform X2: MDTKWVTSELAWTPHPETGWEEVSGYDAAMNPIRTYQVCNVRESSQNNWLRTGFIRRREVQRVYVEIKFTVRDCNSIPNIPGSCKETFNLFYYEADSDVASASSPFWMENPYIKVDTIAPDESFSRLDAGRVNTKVRSFGPLSKAGFYLAFQDQGACMSLISVRVFYKKCARTIASFALFPETLTGAEPTSLVIAPGTCIPNAVEVSVPLKLYCNGDGEWMVPVGACTCAAGYEPSAKETQCQACPPGSFKAKQGEGPCLPCPPNSRTTSAAATICICHNNFYRADSDPPDSACTTVPSPPHSVISNVNETSLVLEWSEPRDLGGRDDLLYNVICKKCQGGPGTSGPATCSRCDDNVEFVPRQLGLTERRVHVSRLLAHTRYSFEVQAVNGVSGKSPLPPRYAAVNITTNQAAPSEVPTMRLHSSSGSSLTLSWSPPERPNGIILDYEMKYYEKNDRIPSTVTSQKNSVQLDGLRPDACYVVQVRARTVAGYGQYSHPAEFETTGERGSGAQQLQEQLPLIVGSATAGLVFLVVVVVIAIVCLRKQRHGSDSEYTEKLQQYIAPGMKVYIDPFTYEDPNEAVREFAKEIDVSCVKIEEVIGAGEFGEVCRGRLKQPGRRELFVAIKTLKAGYTERQRRDFLSEASIMGQFDHPNIIRLEGVVTKSRPVMILTEFMENCALDSFLRLNDGQFTVIQLVGMLRGIAAGMKYLSEMNYVHRDLAARNILVNSNLVCKVSDFGLSRFLEDDPADPTYTSSLGGKIPIRWTAPEAIAYRKFTSASDVWSYGIVMWEVMSYGERPYWDMSNQDVINAVEQDYRLPPPMDCPNALHQLMLDCWVRDRNLRPKFAQIVNTLDKLIRNAASLKVIASVQSGVSQPLLDRTVPDYTTFTTVGDWLDAIKMGRYKESFVSAGFASFDLVAQMTAEDLLRIGVTLAGHQKKILSSIQDMRLQMNQTLPVQV, from the exons ATGGACACAAAGTGGGTGACATCTGAGCTGGCGTGGACGCCCCATCCAGAAACTGGG TGGGAAGAGGTCAGTGGCTACGATGCAGCCATGAACCCCATCCGGACGTACCAGGTGTGCAATGTGAGGGAGAGCAGCCAGAACAACTGGCTGCGGACCGGCTTCATCCGCAGGCGAGAGGTACAGCGGGTGTACGTGGAAATCAAGTTTACCGTTCGGGACTGCAACAGCATCCCCAACATCCCTGGCTCCTGCAAGGAGACTTTCAACCTCTTTTATTATGAGGCAGACAGTGACGTGGCCTCAGCCTCCAGCCCCTTCTGGATGGAGAATCCCTACATCAAGGTGGACACGATTGCACCAGATGAGAGCTTCTCCCGCCTGGATGCCGGCCGGGTCAACACTAAAGTGCGCAGCTTTGGGCCCCTTTCTAAGGCTGGCTTCTACCTGGCCTTCCAGGACCAGGGGGCCTGCATGTCCCTCATATCTGTCCGGGTCTTCTATAAGAAATGTGCCCGGACCATCGCCAGCTTCGCCCTCTTCCCGGAGACCCTCACGGGGGCTGAGCCCACCTCCCTGGTCATCGCTCCTGGCACCTGCATCCCCAATGCTGTTGAGGTCTCGGTGCCCCTCAAACTGTACTGCAATGGGGATGGCGAGTGGATGGTGCCTGTGGGAGCCTGTACCTGTGCCGCCGGCTACGAACCCTCTGCCAAGGAGACTCAGTGTCAGG CCTGTCCCCCTGGGAGTTTCAAGGCAAAACAGGGCGAGGGACCCTGCCTCCCTTGCCCCCCCAATAGCCGTACCACGTCGGCCGCCGCCACCATCTGTATTTGCCATAACAACTTTTATCGTGCTGACTCCGACCCTCCTGACAGTGCCTGCACCA cggtgccttccccaccccacagTGTGATTTCCAACGTGAATGAGACCTCGCTGGTGCTTGAGTGGAGTGAACCCCGGGACTTGGGGGGCCGTGATGACCTCCTCTATAATGTCATCTGCAAGAAGTGCCAGGGGGGCCCTGGGACGTCAGGCCCGGCTACCTGTTCCCGCTGTGATGACAACGTGGAGTTTGTGCCCCGGCAGCTGGGGCTGACTGAGCGGCGGGTACACGTGAGCCGTCTGTTGGCCCACACACGCTACAGCTTTGAGGTGCAGGCCGTGAATGGGGTCTCTGGCAAGAGCCCCCTGCCCCCACGCTATGCTGCTGTGAACATCACCACCAACCAAGCTG CTCCGTCAGAGGTGCCCACTATGCGTCTACACAGCAGCTCTGGAAGCAGCTTGACCCTGTCCTGGTCCCCCCCTGAGAGGCCCAATGGCATTATCTTGGACTATGAGATGAAGTACTATGAAAAG AATGATCGCATCCCTTCCACGGTGACCAGTCAGAAGAACTCAGTGCAGTTGGATGGACTTCGGCCGGACGCCTGTTATGTGGTCCAGGTCCGAGCTCGGACTGTGGCTGGCTACGGCCAATACAGCCACCCTGCTGAGTTTGAGACCACTGGGGAGAGAG GTTCAGGGGCGCAACAACTCCAAGAGCAGCTTCCCCTCATCGTGGGTTCAGCTACCGCCGGCCTGGTCTTCCTCGTAGTGGTTGTGGTCATTGCCATCGTCTGCCTCAG GAAGCAACGCCATGGCTCTGACTCGGAATACACTGAGAAGCTGCAGCAATACA TTGCCCCTGGCATGAAGGTTTACATCGACCCTTTCACTTATGAAGACCCCAATGAGGCTGTGAGGGAGTTTGCCAAAGAGATCGATGTCTCTTGTGTCAAGATTGAGGAGGTGATCGGAGCTG GGGAGTTTGGCGAGGTGTGTCGGGGCCGGCTGAAGCAGCCCGGACGCCGGGAGCTCTTTGTGGCTATAAAGACTCTGAAGGCCGGCTACACGGAAAGGCAGCGGCGAGACTTCCTGAGCGAGGCCTCCATCATGGGCCAGTTTGACCATCCCAACATCATCCGCCTGGAAGGCGTGGTCACCAAGAGTCGGCCCGTCATGATCCTCACGGAGTTCATGGAGAACTGTGCCCTCGACTCCTTCCTCCGA TTGAACGACGGGCAGTTCACTGTGATCCAGCTGGTGGGCATGTTACGGGGCATTGCGGCGGGCATGAAGTACCTGTCGGAGATGAACTATGTGCACCGGGACCTAGCTGCCCGGAACATCCTGGTGAACAGCAACCTGGTGTGCAAAGTCTCTGACTTTGGCCTCTCCCGCTTTCTAGAAGATGACCCTGCTGATCCCACCTACACTAGCTCACTG ggTGGGAAGATCCCCATCCGATGGACGGCCCCAGAAGCCATCGCTTACCGGAAATTCACGTCGGCCAGTGATGTCTGGAGCTACGGAATCGTCATGTGGGAGGTGATGAGCTATGGAGAACGGCCCTACTGGGACATGAGCAATCAAGAT GTGATCAATGCCGTGGAGCAGGATTATCGCCTGCCACCCCCCATGGACTGCCCCAAcgctctgcatcagctcatgctgGACTGCTGGGTACGGGACCGCAATCTACGGCCCAAGTTTGCCCAGATTGTCAACACCTTGGACAAGCTCATTCGGAATGCTGCCAGCCTGAAGGTCATTGCCAGCGTCCAGTCTGG GGTGTCCCAGCCACTGTTAGACCGAACTGTCCCCGACTACACCACCTTCACCACGGTGGGGGACTGGTTGGACGCCATCAAGATGGGGCGGTACAAAGAAAGCTTTGTCAGCGCGGGCTTTGCCTCCTTTGACCTCGTTGCCCAGATGACGGCAGA GGACCTGCTTCGGATCGGAGTGACTTTGGCCGGCCACCAGAAGAAGATCCTAAGTAGTATCCAGGATATGCGGTTGCAGATGAACCAAACACTGCCGGTGCAGGTCTGA